A single genomic interval of Christensenellaceae bacterium 44-20 harbors:
- the rny gene encoding ribonuclease Y, whose product MDGYIWAIIIGVVALLAGLAAGYVYRKNIAEKKIGRAEETVVKLIEDAQKKAEAIRKETVLEAKEEVHKLRNEFDKETKERRNEQAKLERRLLQREESLDKKNDAVEQKEQQLDRKLKDVSKTKEDISKLRDQQIEQLERIADLTSDQAKGLLLEKVESEARHDMAVMLRDIEMKAKDEAEKKARNILSLAIQRCAADHVAETTISVVALPNDEMKGRIIGREGRNIRALETATGIDLIIDDTPEAVILSGFDPVRREVARVALEKLIIDGRIHPARIEEMVNKAKKEVDNQIREAGDAAVFDVGIHSLHPELVKLLGRLRYRTSYGQNVLKHSLEVAHLAAIMAEEIGANAKLAKRAGLLHDIGKAVDHEMEGSHAQLGADLAAKYKENADVVNAIAAHHQDVEAKTVEAVLVQAADAVSAARPGARRESLDNYVKRLEALEEIANSFNGVEKSYAVQAGREVRIIVRPEDVDEVGTTLMARDIVKKIEKDLDYPGQIKVNVIRETRAVDYAK is encoded by the coding sequence GTGGACGGTTACATCTGGGCTATCATAATAGGCGTTGTTGCTCTGCTGGCCGGCTTGGCGGCAGGGTATGTGTATCGCAAAAACATCGCTGAGAAGAAGATAGGTCGTGCCGAAGAAACTGTCGTCAAGCTGATTGAAGATGCGCAGAAAAAAGCAGAGGCAATCCGCAAAGAGACGGTTTTGGAAGCGAAAGAAGAGGTCCATAAACTAAGAAACGAATTTGACAAAGAAACCAAAGAACGGCGAAACGAACAAGCGAAACTCGAACGCAGGCTTCTCCAAAGAGAAGAGAGCCTGGACAAAAAGAACGATGCTGTGGAGCAAAAAGAGCAGCAGCTGGATCGCAAGCTAAAGGATGTATCCAAAACAAAAGAGGATATTTCAAAGCTGCGCGATCAGCAAATTGAGCAGCTGGAGCGCATCGCGGATCTCACTTCCGACCAGGCCAAAGGCCTGCTGCTGGAGAAAGTGGAGAGCGAAGCGCGCCATGATATGGCTGTGATGTTGCGGGATATTGAAATGAAAGCAAAGGATGAGGCCGAGAAAAAGGCGAGAAATATCCTTTCGCTGGCAATTCAAAGATGCGCAGCAGATCATGTTGCAGAAACGACGATTTCCGTTGTCGCGCTGCCAAATGATGAGATGAAAGGGCGCATTATCGGCAGAGAAGGCAGAAACATCCGGGCGCTGGAAACGGCGACTGGGATTGACCTGATCATCGACGATACGCCGGAGGCCGTCATTCTCTCGGGGTTTGATCCCGTCAGAAGAGAGGTCGCCAGAGTAGCGCTGGAAAAACTCATTATCGATGGCAGAATCCATCCTGCGCGCATCGAGGAGATGGTCAACAAGGCCAAAAAGGAAGTGGATAACCAGATCCGCGAGGCCGGCGATGCGGCAGTGTTCGATGTTGGGATCCATTCCCTGCATCCGGAGCTGGTGAAACTGCTCGGGCGTCTGCGTTACCGCACGAGCTATGGCCAGAATGTGCTCAAGCACTCCCTGGAAGTCGCTCATCTGGCGGCCATCATGGCAGAGGAGATTGGCGCGAACGCCAAACTTGCAAAGCGCGCTGGCCTGCTGCATGATATCGGCAAAGCGGTGGACCACGAAATGGAAGGTTCCCACGCGCAGCTGGGCGCAGATTTGGCGGCAAAGTACAAGGAAAACGCAGATGTTGTAAACGCCATTGCGGCGCATCATCAGGATGTGGAAGCGAAAACGGTGGAAGCTGTGCTGGTGCAGGCGGCAGACGCTGTCTCGGCGGCGCGTCCTGGTGCAAGAAGAGAATCGCTTGATAATTATGTAAAACGCTTGGAAGCTTTGGAAGAAATTGCAAATTCCTTCAACGGTGTAGAAAAGTCTTATGCAGTGCAGGCTGGCAGAGAAGTGCGCATCATCGTCAGACCCGAAGATGTGGACGAAGTCGGCACGACGCTGATGGCGAGAGACATCGTGAAGAAAATCGAAAAGGATCTCGATTACCCGGGGCAGATCAAAGTCAATGTCATCCGGGAGACACGAGCTGTCGATTACGCAAAATAG
- a CDS encoding TlyA family RNA methyltransferase → MEKERLDILIVKKGLAPSREKAKALVLSGQVLAGGRVASKVGETFPCDTEISIKGNTCPYVSRGGLKLEKAMAEFGISLKEKTCMDIGASTGGFTDCMLQNGAARVYAVDVGYGQLDWALRNNEKVVVMERTNARYLAQEDVPEQPDFASVDVSFISLRLILPALERLKVREVVTLIKPQFEAGRENVGKKGVVRDPAVHLEVIAGVLDFANEIGYAVQHLSYSPIKGPNGNIEYLAHYLLGAEAALVEPNAVVQQAHAAL, encoded by the coding sequence ATGGAAAAAGAGCGCCTGGATATATTGATAGTAAAAAAAGGGCTGGCTCCCAGCAGGGAGAAGGCGAAAGCGCTGGTTCTATCGGGGCAGGTTCTGGCAGGAGGCCGCGTCGCAAGCAAAGTCGGCGAAACCTTTCCGTGCGATACGGAAATTTCCATTAAGGGCAATACCTGCCCATATGTGAGCCGCGGAGGGCTCAAGCTGGAAAAGGCCATGGCCGAGTTTGGCATCTCTCTGAAAGAGAAAACCTGCATGGATATTGGCGCATCCACAGGCGGCTTTACGGACTGTATGCTGCAAAACGGAGCGGCGCGGGTCTATGCCGTAGACGTTGGATACGGGCAGCTGGATTGGGCGCTGCGCAATAATGAAAAAGTCGTGGTGATGGAGCGGACGAATGCGCGCTATCTCGCCCAGGAGGATGTGCCGGAGCAGCCGGATTTTGCCTCTGTCGATGTTTCGTTTATCTCGCTTCGGCTGATATTGCCGGCCTTGGAGCGCCTGAAAGTGCGGGAAGTGGTAACGCTGATCAAGCCGCAGTTTGAGGCAGGAAGAGAGAATGTCGGCAAAAAAGGCGTGGTGCGCGATCCGGCGGTGCATTTGGAAGTGATTGCCGGCGTGCTGGATTTTGCGAATGAAATTGGATACGCCGTTCAGCATCTCTCTTATTCGCCTATCAAGGGTCCGAATGGCAATATCGAGTATTTGGCGCATTACCTGCTGGGGGCGGAGGCGGCCTTGGTAGAGCCAAATGCAGTTGTACAGCAGGCGCATGCCGCGCTGTAA
- a CDS encoding NAD(+)/NADH kinase, which produces MPHFGIYTNLQKDPELITTKAVIEQLEKRGCSYSLDGEVAAALGKEEAAEKKIDILFVLGGDGTILAAARKYAKKGALLFGINLGRLGFLLDTQLADLEGALDQILSGDYKVQERIMLEASVLSQDGREKRFLGYALNEAVISKRDILRIIDARVLVNEKKVGDFRCDGVIVSTPTGSTGYSLSAGGPVVEPTADMLLITPICPHSLQSNSYVVSAEERVSVLIRRGGERGAVTLDGQEHFEFSPDEYICLTRSEIKAKFLKTADQNFFALLEEKFAEWSAK; this is translated from the coding sequence ATGCCGCACTTTGGGATTTACACCAATCTTCAAAAAGACCCGGAGCTTATTACCACAAAAGCTGTCATAGAGCAGCTGGAAAAGCGGGGATGCAGCTATTCTTTGGATGGCGAGGTTGCTGCCGCTTTGGGCAAAGAAGAAGCGGCGGAGAAAAAAATAGATATTTTATTTGTCCTTGGCGGCGATGGGACGATTCTGGCAGCGGCCCGCAAATATGCAAAAAAAGGCGCGCTGCTCTTTGGCATCAACTTGGGCCGCCTGGGGTTTTTGCTGGATACGCAGCTTGCGGATCTGGAAGGCGCTTTGGATCAAATCCTGTCAGGGGATTATAAAGTGCAGGAGCGCATCATGCTGGAGGCATCTGTGCTTAGCCAGGATGGGCGGGAAAAAAGATTTTTGGGATATGCCCTCAATGAAGCCGTCATTTCCAAGCGGGATATTCTGCGCATCATCGATGCGCGGGTGTTGGTGAACGAAAAGAAAGTTGGAGATTTCCGCTGCGATGGCGTAATTGTCTCGACGCCGACAGGCTCCACAGGCTATTCGCTCTCTGCGGGCGGGCCGGTTGTGGAGCCGACAGCGGATATGCTGCTCATCACGCCCATTTGCCCGCATTCCCTGCAAAGCAACAGCTATGTGGTCAGCGCAGAAGAGCGGGTATCCGTTTTGATTCGCCGCGGAGGAGAGCGGGGCGCGGTAACGCTGGATGGGCAGGAGCATTTTGAATTTTCACCCGATGAGTATATCTGCTTGACGCGCTCAGAAATCAAAGCGAAATTTCTCAAAACGGCAGATCAGAACTTTTTTGCTCTACTGGAAGAAAAATTTGCGGAGTGGAGCGCAAAATAA
- a CDS encoding arginine repressor: MKEKRHRAILKIIAEHNVDTQEELSARLKEVGFHVTQATVSRDIKELHLIKVQAEKGVYKYAVNEFSTVVNTERLLRIFKETVTSIKSAGNIVVVTTLSGGGSSAGEAIDILNLPGVVGSIAGDNTIFLAVEDGKTGSVVQTLMGMTR, translated from the coding sequence ATGAAAGAAAAACGGCATCGGGCAATCCTGAAAATTATTGCGGAGCATAACGTAGATACCCAGGAGGAGCTCTCTGCGAGGCTGAAGGAAGTCGGCTTTCACGTTACGCAGGCGACGGTCTCACGGGATATTAAGGAACTGCATTTGATCAAGGTGCAGGCGGAAAAGGGCGTTTATAAATATGCGGTCAATGAATTTTCGACGGTAGTTAATACCGAAAGGCTGCTGCGCATCTTTAAGGAGACGGTTACTTCCATCAAAAGCGCCGGCAATATCGTCGTCGTAACGACGCTTTCCGGGGGCGGATCCAGCGCGGGTGAGGCGATCGATATCCTCAATTTGCCCGGGGTCGTGGGCAGTATCGCAGGAGATAATACAATTTTCCTGGCCGTTGAAGATGGAAAGACGGGCAGTGTCGTGCAGACGCTGATGGGGATGACAAGATAA
- the recN gene encoding DNA repair protein RecN — MILELYIKNIAIIGELRVRFGDGFNVLSGETGAGKSIIVDSMNLILGSRGDRELIKFGEQSAYVEAQFSCEPDQKELLEAMQEYGIEPEEELIISRELSASGKNICRIGGRLVSLSVLREVASHLVNIYGQNQQQQLLDDKSHLALIDAFADEEAAQLREQVAAAFAQYAQTRAKLSSLQKDAAEKARMLDLLKYQIDEIERASLKNGEEEELSAEKTKMLHAEKIAQNLNEAKDALSGAEGAVSQLYAAIHALQAIASLDERYEKLAAGLNDAYYAVEEASYDIGALAEDVLFDEGRLAVLEERLAAISSLKRKYGGSIEEILAFLEKAQQDYEELEHSEIRMAELEKQLEREESALALLSDRLSAQRKASGQKLAAQIAQELGDLGMKGAQIACDFRKKDYSANGCDEVSLLVSLNPGQPLRHLSKVASGGEVSRIMLAIKSIVARREAIGTMIFDEIDTGISGRMAQMVAQKIAKISSARQVICVTHLAQLAAMGDRNFFIEKVQQDGQTYTTLRQLQGDEVAEEIARLSGGIHSEAAIAHGRELLANAKKIKKQIL, encoded by the coding sequence ATGATTTTAGAGCTGTATATCAAAAATATTGCAATTATCGGAGAACTGCGCGTGCGCTTTGGCGATGGCTTTAACGTGCTTTCCGGGGAAACTGGGGCCGGAAAATCCATCATCGTCGATTCCATGAACCTGATTTTGGGGAGCAGAGGAGATCGCGAGCTCATCAAATTTGGGGAACAAAGCGCCTATGTTGAGGCGCAGTTTTCCTGCGAGCCCGATCAGAAGGAGCTGCTGGAAGCGATGCAGGAATACGGCATCGAGCCGGAAGAGGAGCTGATCATCTCCAGAGAGCTGAGCGCTTCCGGAAAAAATATCTGCCGAATTGGCGGCAGGCTGGTCAGCCTTTCGGTTTTGAGGGAAGTCGCCTCGCATCTGGTCAATATCTATGGGCAAAACCAACAGCAGCAGCTTCTGGATGATAAGTCGCACCTGGCGCTCATCGATGCTTTTGCCGATGAAGAGGCAGCTCAGCTGCGCGAACAGGTTGCCGCGGCTTTTGCACAATATGCACAGACCAGGGCAAAGCTTTCTTCTTTGCAGAAAGATGCCGCAGAAAAAGCCAGAATGCTGGATTTATTGAAGTATCAGATCGATGAAATCGAGAGAGCCTCGCTCAAAAACGGCGAAGAGGAGGAGCTCTCTGCGGAAAAGACAAAGATGCTCCATGCGGAGAAAATCGCCCAGAATTTGAATGAGGCCAAGGATGCGCTGAGCGGCGCCGAGGGCGCGGTCTCTCAGCTTTATGCGGCAATTCATGCGCTTCAGGCCATTGCATCTTTGGATGAGCGCTATGAGAAGCTGGCCGCAGGGCTGAACGACGCATATTATGCCGTCGAAGAAGCATCCTACGATATTGGAGCGCTGGCGGAAGACGTGCTTTTTGATGAAGGGCGGCTGGCAGTGCTGGAAGAGCGGCTTGCGGCCATCTCTTCGCTCAAGCGCAAATATGGCGGGAGCATCGAGGAAATTTTGGCTTTTTTGGAAAAAGCCCAGCAGGATTATGAAGAGCTGGAGCACAGCGAGATTCGCATGGCAGAGCTGGAAAAACAGCTGGAAAGGGAGGAGAGTGCTCTCGCACTGCTTTCCGATCGCCTGTCGGCCCAGCGAAAGGCTTCGGGGCAAAAGCTGGCCGCGCAAATTGCCCAGGAGTTGGGCGATTTGGGCATGAAGGGTGCTCAGATTGCATGCGATTTCCGCAAAAAGGATTACAGCGCCAATGGCTGTGATGAAGTGAGCCTGCTGGTCTCGCTCAACCCGGGGCAGCCGCTGCGGCATCTTTCAAAAGTGGCATCCGGCGGCGAGGTTTCGCGCATCATGCTGGCGATCAAGAGCATCGTGGCCAGAAGAGAAGCGATTGGCACGATGATTTTCGACGAGATTGATACGGGAATCAGCGGGCGCATGGCGCAGATGGTGGCGCAGAAAATCGCAAAAATCTCTTCTGCAAGGCAGGTTATCTGCGTAACGCACCTGGCGCAGCTGGCCGCCATGGGAGATCGCAATTTTTTCATCGAAAAAGTACAGCAAGATGGCCAGACTTATACAACCCTGCGCCAGCTGCAGGGCGACGAGGTTGCAGAGGAGATCGCCCGGCTTTCGGGCGGCATCCATAGCGAGGCGGCGATTGCACATGGCCGCGAGCTTTTGGCAAACGCAAAAAAGATAAAAAAGCAAATCCTGTAA
- the spoIVB gene encoding SpoIVB peptidase, which yields MSRFKYAVLGVFLLVVALAAAGVVVGISDVPGEIFLVGGNSQVLDVGFPFELKMEQNEESVAAVTLQGNSLKNGGSYSLSQPLVISGQNQGNCKANLMVFGIKVKEIRITVMEEAMLIPGGQSIGVLLHTKGALVVGSMNIRSKSGEQVNPAKVAGLQAGDIIEKYNGTEIKDAAHLSELINHEEGEARLSVRRGDQILELTICPVQDADDGLWKLGVWVRDSTLGVGTLTFYDPASKKFAGLGHAITDVDTGKLLTVKDGEIVESEILEVVKGEEGEPGELRGSFGNGDEVIGYIKKNTDYGLYGNAAAEIDNKLYQSAIPAAKREEVKVGDATLLCTLDDGGIREYSCQIVKVTPQNSPAQKSFIVKIDDEELLGITGGIVQGMSGSPVIQDGKLIGAVTHVFVNDPTQGYGIYLDWMLNEMYSVQE from the coding sequence ATGAGTCGTTTTAAATATGCAGTTTTAGGCGTCTTTTTGCTGGTAGTTGCCCTGGCGGCAGCGGGAGTTGTCGTGGGCATTTCAGATGTCCCAGGGGAAATCTTCCTGGTAGGGGGGAATTCCCAGGTTCTGGATGTTGGATTCCCGTTTGAGCTGAAAATGGAGCAAAATGAGGAGAGCGTCGCGGCGGTAACACTGCAAGGGAACTCGCTCAAAAACGGGGGAAGCTATTCCCTCAGCCAGCCGCTGGTGATCTCTGGGCAAAACCAGGGGAATTGCAAGGCAAACCTCATGGTATTTGGCATCAAAGTAAAAGAGATCAGGATCACAGTGATGGAAGAGGCCATGCTGATCCCGGGCGGGCAAAGCATCGGCGTGCTTTTGCATACCAAAGGCGCACTGGTAGTGGGCAGCATGAACATCCGCTCAAAGTCTGGGGAACAGGTCAACCCAGCAAAAGTGGCGGGGTTGCAGGCGGGCGACATTATCGAGAAATATAATGGAACTGAGATCAAAGACGCGGCGCATCTATCCGAGCTCATCAACCACGAGGAAGGGGAGGCGCGCCTGTCTGTGCGGCGGGGCGACCAGATTCTGGAGCTCACCATCTGCCCTGTTCAGGATGCAGATGATGGGCTATGGAAGCTGGGCGTCTGGGTCCGGGACAGCACGCTTGGCGTCGGGACGCTGACTTTTTACGATCCAGCCAGCAAAAAATTTGCGGGGCTGGGGCACGCCATCACAGACGTGGATACGGGCAAGCTGCTCACAGTGAAAGACGGAGAGATCGTGGAGTCCGAGATTTTGGAGGTTGTCAAAGGGGAAGAGGGCGAGCCGGGCGAACTGCGAGGAAGCTTTGGAAATGGCGATGAAGTGATCGGCTATATCAAAAAGAATACTGACTACGGACTGTATGGCAATGCAGCCGCAGAGATTGATAATAAGCTCTATCAAAGCGCGATCCCTGCTGCCAAAAGAGAGGAAGTGAAAGTAGGGGATGCGACACTGCTCTGCACGCTGGACGACGGCGGGATTCGGGAATATTCCTGCCAGATCGTCAAGGTAACGCCCCAAAACTCACCTGCACAAAAGAGCTTTATCGTCAAAATTGACGACGAAGAGCTGCTGGGCATCACAGGTGGGATTGTGCAGGGCATGTCGGGCAGCCCTGTGATCCAGGATGGAAAACTGATCGGGGCGGTTACGCATGTGTTTGTCAACGATCCGACGCAGGGCTATGGCATCTATCTGGATTGGATGCTCAATGAGATGTATTCGGTTCAGGAATAA
- the spo0A gene encoding sporulation transcription factor Spo0A: protein MLSGRQYKLFAVSANREFLLLIKKYAEKCGFFASVQFAFHGGEALAQFEKIRPDIMIIDMILPVIDGLGVLEQIRDRGVKEKTKIIMISGVSEDFFIRRSFENGADYLLQKPIAYEAFVGRVRDLLEKDEIEERMVSFVDGESYLPIITKVLLSIGLSPDLKGYSYARMAIRLVLEDPSMLKSITGKLYGKIAEAFQTNTKCVERNIRHAIETAWNRGNITYIEELFGYTVDAEKGKPTNAAFIATVADYININLLRID, encoded by the coding sequence GTGCTTTCTGGTCGACAATACAAGTTATTTGCTGTAAGCGCCAATAGAGAGTTTCTATTGCTGATAAAAAAATATGCGGAGAAATGCGGCTTCTTTGCATCTGTGCAGTTTGCCTTCCATGGCGGCGAGGCTCTGGCGCAATTTGAAAAAATTCGCCCAGATATTATGATCATCGATATGATTTTGCCTGTGATCGATGGCTTAGGCGTTTTAGAGCAGATACGGGATCGCGGCGTCAAGGAGAAGACGAAGATCATCATGATCTCGGGTGTGAGCGAAGATTTCTTTATCCGCCGCAGCTTTGAGAATGGAGCAGATTACCTTCTTCAAAAGCCGATTGCCTATGAGGCATTCGTGGGCAGAGTGCGCGATCTGCTGGAAAAAGACGAAATTGAAGAGCGCATGGTTAGCTTTGTAGACGGAGAATCCTATCTGCCCATCATTACGAAGGTTTTGCTGAGCATCGGCCTCTCGCCGGATCTGAAGGGCTATTCCTATGCGAGAATGGCAATTCGCCTGGTGCTGGAGGATCCGAGTATGCTCAAATCCATCACGGGAAAGCTGTACGGGAAGATCGCCGAAGCGTTTCAGACCAATACAAAATGCGTCGAGCGCAATATCCGCCATGCCATTGAGACGGCCTGGAACCGCGGCAACATCACCTATATCGAAGAGCTGTTCGGCTATACGGTAGATGCAGAGAAGGGAAAGCCTACCAATGCGGCTTTTATCGCGACAGTCGCCGATTATATCAATATCAACCTTTTGCGGATCGATTAG